One stretch of Rhizobium rhizoryzae DNA includes these proteins:
- a CDS encoding acetolactate synthase 3 large subunit — protein sequence MTGAEIVLKALKDNGVEHIFGYPGGAVLPIYDEIFQQDDIQHILVRHEQGAGHAAEGYARSTGKVGVMLVTSGPGATNAVTPLQDALMDSIPLVCLTGQVPTTLIGSDAFQECDTVGITRPCTKHNWLVKDVNELAGIIHEAFRIAQSGRPGPVVVDIPKDIQFATGTYTPKTNDAVEKSYQPKVQGDLNAIRAAVELMASARRPILYTGGGVINSGPEATRLLRELVELSGFPITSTLMGLGAYPASGENWLGMLGMHGSYEANMAMHDCDVMVCIGARFDDRITGRLNAFSPNSRKVHIDIDPSSINKNVRVDIPIVGDVGRILEDMVRVWRALPNKPEKAQTAEWMDQINRWRARKSFAYKNSNDVIMPQYAIQRLYEASKGRETFITTEVGQHQMWAAQFFGFEAPNHWLTSGGLGTMGYGLPAAIGAQVAHPEALVIDIAGDASIQMCIQEMSCAIQYNLPVKIFILNNQYMGMVRQWQQLLHGNRLSNSYTEAMPDFVKLAEAYGAVGMYCDNPGELDDKIAEMIEVKRPVIFDCRVANLANCFPMIPSGKAHNEMLLPDEATDEAVATAIDAKGRQLV from the coding sequence ATGACAGGGGCGGAGATCGTTCTGAAGGCCCTGAAAGATAATGGCGTCGAGCACATTTTCGGCTATCCCGGCGGCGCAGTGCTTCCGATCTATGACGAGATCTTTCAGCAGGACGACATTCAGCACATTCTCGTCCGTCATGAGCAGGGCGCCGGTCATGCTGCCGAAGGCTATGCCCGCTCGACGGGCAAGGTCGGCGTCATGCTGGTTACCTCCGGTCCCGGTGCGACCAATGCGGTCACTCCGCTGCAGGACGCGCTGATGGATTCGATCCCGCTGGTCTGCCTGACCGGCCAGGTTCCCACCACGCTGATCGGTTCCGATGCGTTTCAGGAGTGCGATACGGTTGGTATCACGCGCCCCTGCACCAAGCACAACTGGCTGGTGAAGGACGTAAATGAGCTGGCGGGCATCATTCACGAAGCGTTTCGCATTGCCCAGTCTGGGCGTCCGGGCCCGGTCGTGGTCGATATTCCGAAGGATATCCAGTTCGCCACGGGCACCTATACGCCGAAGACGAATGATGCCGTCGAAAAGAGCTATCAGCCGAAGGTTCAGGGCGATCTGAATGCGATCCGTGCCGCTGTCGAACTGATGGCCAGCGCCCGTCGCCCGATCCTCTACACCGGCGGTGGCGTCATCAATTCCGGTCCGGAAGCGACCCGTCTGCTGCGGGAACTGGTTGAACTGAGCGGCTTCCCGATCACATCCACGCTGATGGGGCTTGGCGCCTATCCGGCATCCGGCGAAAACTGGCTGGGCATGCTGGGCATGCATGGTTCCTATGAAGCGAACATGGCCATGCACGATTGCGACGTCATGGTCTGCATCGGTGCCCGTTTCGACGACCGTATTACGGGTCGCCTGAATGCCTTCTCGCCGAACTCCCGCAAGGTTCATATCGATATCGATCCATCATCGATCAACAAGAATGTTCGCGTCGATATTCCGATTGTTGGCGACGTTGGCCGTATTCTGGAAGATATGGTCCGCGTCTGGCGTGCCCTGCCCAATAAGCCGGAAAAGGCACAGACGGCGGAGTGGATGGACCAGATCAACCGCTGGCGGGCCCGCAAGTCCTTCGCCTACAAGAATTCCAATGACGTCATCATGCCGCAATACGCCATTCAGCGGCTGTATGAGGCATCGAAGGGACGTGAAACATTCATCACGACGGAAGTCGGCCAGCATCAGATGTGGGCGGCGCAGTTCTTCGGTTTCGAAGCGCCGAACCACTGGTTGACCTCTGGCGGTCTGGGAACGATGGGTTATGGCCTGCCGGCAGCGATTGGCGCACAGGTCGCGCATCCGGAAGCGCTTGTCATCGACATCGCAGGCGATGCCTCGATCCAGATGTGCATTCAGGAAATGTCCTGCGCCATTCAGTACAATCTGCCGGTCAAGATCTTTATCCTGAACAACCAGTACATGGGCATGGTCCGCCAGTGGCAGCAGTTGTTGCACGGCAACCGTCTGTCCAACTCTTACACTGAAGCCATGCCGGACTTCGTAAAACTGGCCGAAGCCTATGGGGCCGTCGGTATGTATTGCGACAATCCCGGCGAGCTGGATGACAAGATTGCCGAGATGATCGAGGTCAAGCGGCCGGTCATCTTCGATTGCCGCGTTGCCAATCTCGCAAACTGCTTCCCGATGATTCCGTCGGGCAAGGCCCACAACGAGATGTTGTTGCCGGACGAAGCGACCGACGAGGCCGTTGCGACCGCCATTGACGCGAAGGGGCGGCAGCTCGTTTAA
- the ilvN gene encoding acetolactate synthase small subunit, translating into MNAHLQPTGSAYFIQQETAKQERHTLSVLVSNEPGVLARVIGLFSGRGYNIESLTVSETEHEAHLSRITIVTSGTPGVLEQIKSQLDRIVPVHRVVDLTVRATQLGQERPIEREVALVKVAGEGEERAEALRLADAFHAKVVDATVSHFIFEITGKSSKIDQFVAIMKPFGLIEICRTGIAAMNRGPQGM; encoded by the coding sequence ATGAACGCACATCTTCAACCCACCGGTTCGGCCTACTTCATTCAACAGGAAACGGCGAAGCAGGAGCGGCATACGCTTTCGGTTCTCGTCAGCAACGAGCCGGGGGTTCTGGCCCGCGTGATCGGCCTTTTCTCCGGGCGTGGCTATAACATTGAAAGTCTTACGGTTTCCGAAACGGAGCATGAGGCTCACCTGTCCCGCATTACGATCGTGACCAGCGGAACGCCGGGCGTTCTGGAGCAGATCAAGTCGCAACTGGATCGGATCGTGCCGGTTCACCGCGTCGTTGATCTGACCGTGCGTGCAACGCAGTTGGGGCAGGAGCGTCCGATCGAACGCGAAGTCGCGCTGGTGAAAGTTGCAGGCGAAGGCGAAGAGCGTGCGGAAGCGCTGCGCCTTGCAGATGCTTTCCACGCCAAGGTCGTCGATGCCACCGTTTCTCATTTCATCTTCGAGATCACGGGTAAGTCTTCGAAAATCGATCAGTTCGTCGCCATCATGAAGCCATTTGGCCTCATCGAGATTTGCCGTACCGGGATCGCTGCGATGAATCGCGGTCCGCAGGGAATGTAA
- a CDS encoding methyl-accepting chemotaxis protein → MSFFKNASIKSKIYTVLIPMAAIGIAGAAYVSYEYRHTANMFYSFVTKDTVASSDMFRSVTSLLNAPYTGYQYAFADETANREEFRATYEDAKKTLFERLDEAAQLTPEDASEINAFKQRAVEIFAILDKAFAALDRGQRPSAMALLAQSDAKVKQWRDDLRTWNNVNLIALRNESNGLKQQADSTILMTLAGLALLFGLGLVGAQIVATRGINRPISGLQRRMVSLAGGEVSEPVDGIDRKDEIGAMAKAVSVFRDNAVERLRLETEAAANRSLSEQERLAREAQKAQEAADVQFAVDHLAAALTRLSEGDVSHRIDHAFVSSLDGIRLSYNDSAAKLEDALMRVAENARVIDGGANEIRASADDLAKRTEQQAASVEETAAALEQITTAVKDSTRRAQEAGSLVAHTKAEAERSGEVVRRAVIAMQQIEKSSSEISSIISVIDEIAFQTNLLALNAGVEAARAGEAGKGFAVVAQEVRELAQRSASAAKDIKGLITTSNEHVQSGVALVGQTGEALTKISSEVVEINGHVSAIVEAAQEQSSGLQQINTAVNQMDQDTQKNAAMVEETNAASHSLAKESTSLAQLLAQFRLSNSGRSPVQSVVVAAPATRSAAPQPVVSSARSLGRKVAAAFSGRAATAESWEEF, encoded by the coding sequence ATGTCTTTCTTCAAGAACGCATCGATCAAATCGAAAATCTATACTGTTCTCATTCCGATGGCTGCCATTGGAATTGCCGGGGCAGCCTACGTATCCTACGAATATCGTCATACCGCGAATATGTTCTATTCGTTTGTGACGAAGGATACGGTCGCATCCAGCGATATGTTCCGTTCGGTCACGTCGCTGCTGAATGCGCCCTATACCGGCTACCAGTATGCCTTTGCAGACGAGACCGCCAATCGGGAAGAATTCCGCGCGACCTACGAAGACGCCAAGAAAACGCTCTTTGAGCGCCTGGATGAAGCAGCACAGCTGACACCGGAAGATGCTTCGGAGATCAATGCTTTCAAACAGCGAGCCGTTGAGATCTTCGCAATTCTCGACAAGGCGTTTGCCGCGCTGGATAGAGGGCAGCGTCCCTCAGCCATGGCTTTGCTCGCCCAGTCGGATGCAAAGGTGAAGCAGTGGCGGGATGATCTGCGGACCTGGAACAACGTCAATCTCATAGCGCTGCGCAATGAGAGTAACGGGCTGAAACAGCAGGCAGACAGCACGATCCTCATGACGCTTGCCGGTTTGGCGCTTCTTTTCGGCCTGGGGCTTGTGGGTGCGCAAATCGTGGCGACGCGCGGTATCAACAGACCGATTTCAGGTCTTCAACGCCGCATGGTCAGCCTGGCTGGCGGTGAGGTTTCCGAACCTGTCGATGGCATTGATCGCAAAGATGAGATCGGCGCCATGGCCAAGGCGGTTTCCGTGTTCCGTGACAATGCCGTCGAGCGCCTGCGACTGGAAACGGAAGCTGCGGCCAATCGCAGTCTTTCCGAGCAGGAGCGACTGGCGCGGGAGGCCCAGAAGGCACAGGAGGCGGCAGACGTCCAGTTTGCGGTCGACCATCTTGCCGCAGCACTGACCCGCTTGTCTGAAGGTGATGTTTCCCACCGGATCGACCACGCTTTCGTCTCGAGCCTTGATGGCATTCGCCTCAGCTATAATGATTCAGCCGCCAAGCTTGAGGACGCGCTGATGCGTGTGGCAGAGAATGCGCGCGTGATTGATGGCGGTGCCAACGAGATCCGTGCTTCGGCGGACGATCTGGCAAAGCGGACGGAGCAGCAGGCGGCTTCCGTCGAAGAGACAGCTGCGGCGCTGGAGCAGATTACGACTGCCGTGAAGGACTCAACGCGTCGGGCGCAGGAAGCCGGTTCGCTGGTCGCGCACACCAAGGCAGAGGCAGAACGTTCCGGCGAGGTGGTTCGTCGCGCCGTCATTGCCATGCAGCAGATCGAGAAATCCTCTTCCGAGATTTCCAGCATCATCAGTGTCATCGACGAGATTGCGTTTCAAACCAATCTGCTGGCGCTCAATGCTGGCGTCGAAGCGGCACGGGCGGGCGAGGCAGGCAAGGGCTTTGCCGTCGTGGCGCAGGAGGTGCGGGAACTTGCACAACGTTCGGCCAGTGCCGCAAAGGATATCAAGGGTCTCATCACCACGTCCAACGAGCATGTGCAGTCTGGCGTTGCTCTGGTAGGGCAGACCGGTGAGGCGCTGACCAAGATTTCCTCCGAAGTTGTCGAAATCAACGGCCATGTGAGCGCCATTGTCGAGGCGGCGCAGGAACAGTCCTCCGGTCTTCAGCAGATCAACACGGCTGTGAACCAGATGGATCAGGACACCCAGAAAAATGCGGCAATGGTGGAAGAAACCAACGCTGCAAGCCACTCCCTGGCTAAGGAGTCCACATCGCTTGCACAATTGCTGGCGCAGTTCCGTCTCTCGAATTCCGGTCGCAGTCCGGTCCAGAGTGTCGTCGTGGCGGCTCCCGCAACACGATCGGCTGCACCGCAGCCGGTGGTTTCTTCGGCGCGCAGCCTTGGGCGAAAAGTGGCGGCCGCCTTCTCTGGCCGTGCTGCCACGGCGGAGAGCTGGGAAGAGTTTTGA
- a CDS encoding aldo/keto reductase, with protein MRDDLPTVSFPNTITVPALGIGTWKMGEDPDKVPDEVNSIRAALESGWSVVDTAEMYGEGGAELVVGAALRGCRDKAFVVSKVYPWNASTRGVQDACARSLERLAIDKIDLYLLHWRGDVPLTETVAGMEILRQQGMIGAWGVSNFDVDDMEELFSIPGGENCAANQVLYNAARRGIEFDLLPWCQERGLPMMAYSPLGQGDLLHHQEIIRLSKAYQATPAQIALAFVLERDGVLAIPKTSRPDRIHELSEAVDLEISDEDWAELDRALPPPAAKKPLEMI; from the coding sequence ATGCGCGATGATTTGCCGACCGTCAGCTTTCCGAACACAATCACGGTTCCTGCCTTGGGGATTGGAACCTGGAAGATGGGCGAGGACCCTGACAAGGTACCGGACGAGGTGAACAGTATTCGGGCTGCGCTTGAATCCGGCTGGAGCGTTGTCGATACTGCTGAGATGTATGGCGAAGGCGGTGCAGAACTGGTCGTGGGCGCGGCTTTGCGCGGATGTCGCGACAAGGCATTCGTCGTCAGCAAGGTCTATCCCTGGAACGCCAGCACGCGAGGTGTTCAGGATGCCTGCGCTCGCAGCCTCGAACGGTTGGCCATCGACAAGATAGACCTCTACCTCCTCCACTGGCGGGGTGACGTGCCTCTGACAGAAACGGTTGCGGGCATGGAAATCCTGCGTCAGCAAGGCATGATTGGTGCCTGGGGCGTATCGAACTTCGATGTCGATGACATGGAAGAGCTGTTTTCCATTCCGGGCGGAGAAAACTGCGCTGCGAACCAGGTTCTCTATAACGCTGCTCGTCGCGGCATAGAATTCGATCTCCTGCCATGGTGCCAGGAGCGCGGCCTACCCATGATGGCCTATTCTCCGCTCGGACAGGGCGATCTGCTACACCACCAGGAAATCATCCGCCTGTCGAAAGCCTATCAGGCAACACCTGCGCAAATCGCGCTCGCCTTTGTGCTGGAGCGTGATGGCGTGCTCGCAATTCCAAAGACGAGCAGGCCGGATCGTATTCATGAACTGAGCGAAGCCGTCGATCTGGAAATCTCCGACGAGGACTGGGCAGAACTGGATCGGGCATTGCCTCCGCCTGCCGCCAAGAAACCGCTTGAAATGATCTGA
- the nthA gene encoding nitrile hydratase subunit alpha, whose protein sequence is MEARVRALETVLTEKGLIDPAAIDAIVETYETKVGPRNGAQVVARAWVDADFADWLKRDATAAIASLGFTGRQGEHMRAVFNTGDTHNLVVCTLCSCYPWSVLGLPPVWYKAPAYRSRAVMDPRGVLAEFDVVLPETTKIRVWDSTAELRYLVIPQRPVGTDDMDVEQLMQLVTRDSMIGTGLALSPSARQK, encoded by the coding sequence ATGGAGGCGCGCGTCCGGGCTCTCGAGACCGTGCTGACCGAGAAGGGGCTGATCGATCCCGCTGCAATCGACGCCATCGTCGAGACCTACGAGACGAAGGTCGGACCACGTAATGGTGCGCAGGTGGTAGCCCGCGCCTGGGTGGACGCAGACTTCGCAGACTGGTTGAAGCGCGATGCGACTGCGGCGATTGCAAGCCTTGGTTTCACGGGACGGCAGGGCGAGCACATGCGAGCTGTGTTCAACACTGGCGATACGCACAACCTTGTCGTCTGCACCCTGTGTTCCTGTTACCCGTGGTCCGTCCTCGGCCTGCCGCCGGTCTGGTACAAGGCGCCGGCCTATCGGTCTCGCGCCGTGATGGACCCGCGCGGTGTGCTTGCGGAGTTCGACGTCGTGCTTCCTGAGACGACGAAAATAAGGGTCTGGGATTCCACTGCCGAACTTCGCTATCTGGTCATTCCCCAGCGTCCAGTGGGCACTGACGACATGGATGTCGAACAACTCATGCAGCTCGTGACGCGCGATTCCATGATCGGAACGGGATTGGCCCTTTCACCCTCCGCGAGGCAGAAATGA
- the nthB gene encoding nitrile hydratase subunit beta produces MNGPHDLGGQMGFGPVSPETDEPYFHAEWEKRALGITLSCGAFGAWSIDESRHARECIPPANYLSASYYEIWIRALEVLLERHGFVTGSEIAEGHSKMQAAQPKRILTVDKVAAVLAKGGPCDRSVESAPLFSVGQRVRTINEHPAHHTRLPRYARDKVGMVEAVQGSFVFPDDNAHGKGENPQWVYTVVFDGQEIWGRGSEPGLTISVDAWESYLESV; encoded by the coding sequence ATGAACGGCCCTCACGATCTTGGTGGCCAGATGGGGTTCGGCCCAGTCTCGCCTGAAACCGATGAGCCGTATTTTCATGCGGAATGGGAGAAGCGGGCTCTGGGGATCACGCTGTCCTGTGGTGCTTTCGGCGCGTGGTCCATCGATGAGAGCCGCCATGCGCGCGAATGCATTCCCCCCGCGAACTATCTCTCTGCCAGCTACTACGAAATCTGGATCCGGGCGTTGGAAGTGCTGCTTGAACGGCATGGTTTCGTAACCGGTTCCGAGATCGCGGAGGGGCATTCGAAAATGCAGGCGGCGCAACCCAAGCGTATCCTGACCGTCGACAAGGTTGCCGCGGTGCTGGCAAAGGGTGGCCCTTGCGACAGGTCGGTTGAAAGCGCTCCGCTGTTTTCAGTCGGCCAGCGGGTTCGAACCATCAATGAGCATCCTGCCCATCACACGCGCCTGCCACGCTATGCTCGAGACAAGGTCGGCATGGTTGAGGCGGTGCAGGGATCTTTCGTGTTTCCCGATGACAATGCTCACGGAAAGGGCGAGAACCCGCAATGGGTGTATACCGTCGTCTTTGATGGGCAGGAGATCTGGGGAAGGGGTTCAGAACCCGGCCTGACGATTTCGGTCGATGCCTGGGAGAGCTATCTTGAGTCTGTATGA
- a CDS encoding nitrile hydratase accessory protein, translating to MSLYETQSPLTQSIGLPRSREGDPVFSEPWQAQAFAMTVHLHQKGVFSWQEWADSLSREVHRPGRAADGSDYFEAWVAALCHLLSEKNVASSATLLALQHSWQRAAEATPHGKPIELTNDPMRGAAAAS from the coding sequence TTGAGTCTGTATGAAACCCAAAGCCCGCTGACGCAGTCGATTGGTCTTCCGCGATCACGAGAAGGCGATCCGGTGTTTTCAGAACCCTGGCAGGCGCAGGCCTTTGCCATGACCGTTCACCTTCATCAGAAGGGTGTGTTCAGCTGGCAGGAATGGGCCGACAGCCTGTCGCGTGAGGTTCATCGTCCGGGTCGCGCAGCCGACGGATCGGATTACTTCGAAGCCTGGGTTGCCGCGCTCTGTCATCTGCTGTCCGAGAAGAATGTTGCGTCTTCGGCGACGCTGCTTGCGCTTCAGCACAGTTGGCAAAGAGCAGCCGAAGCCACGCCACATGGCAAGCCCATTGAACTGACGAATGATCCGATGCGAGGGGCTGCAGCCGCTTCGTGA
- a CDS encoding ATP-dependent DNA helicase, which produces MQFAPQQDEALKAVSKWLKEGRSQVFRLFGYAGTGKTTLARHFAENVDGEVLFAAFTGKAAQVLRSRGASNARTIHSLIYRPRGEEAVEDEETGKTSIAPMFSINRQSPLAKAALIVIDECSMVDEQLGRDLMSFGTPILVLGDPGQLPPVTGGGFFTEQEPDYLLTDIHRQARDNPIIQLAMQVREGREIMHGDYGTAQVISRHDVNQSLVLEADQVLVGTNKTRRRYNQRLRELKGFNLPYPQSGDKLVCLRNDPAKGLLNGSLWQVMSSSRETVKPGINLMIRPEDDDMDRGAAKIKLLKQAFEEEGEIPWTTKKRYDDFDFGYALTVHKAQGSQWNNVVLFDESWAFRDTRERWLYTAITRAAETITIVR; this is translated from the coding sequence ATGCAATTCGCACCTCAGCAAGACGAGGCCCTCAAGGCGGTCTCCAAATGGTTGAAAGAAGGCCGCAGCCAGGTCTTTCGTCTGTTCGGTTATGCCGGGACGGGCAAGACGACGCTTGCCAGGCACTTCGCTGAAAACGTAGATGGCGAAGTGCTGTTTGCGGCTTTCACGGGCAAGGCAGCGCAGGTTTTGCGTTCCCGCGGTGCGTCGAATGCCAGAACGATCCACTCGTTGATCTATCGACCGCGCGGGGAAGAGGCCGTCGAAGACGAAGAGACGGGCAAGACTTCAATCGCGCCCATGTTTTCCATCAATCGTCAGAGTCCGCTGGCCAAGGCGGCGCTCATTGTCATCGACGAATGTTCGATGGTGGATGAGCAACTCGGTCGCGACCTGATGAGCTTCGGAACTCCGATCCTGGTTCTGGGGGATCCCGGCCAGTTGCCGCCGGTGACGGGGGGCGGTTTCTTCACGGAACAGGAGCCGGATTATCTGCTGACGGATATCCATCGGCAGGCGCGTGATAACCCGATCATTCAGCTTGCCATGCAGGTCCGTGAGGGTCGCGAGATCATGCACGGGGATTACGGCACAGCGCAGGTCATTTCCCGTCACGATGTCAATCAGTCACTGGTGCTGGAGGCCGACCAGGTACTGGTGGGCACGAACAAGACGCGGCGTCGCTATAACCAACGCCTTCGCGAGTTGAAGGGCTTCAATCTTCCCTATCCGCAATCCGGCGACAAGCTCGTGTGCCTGCGCAATGATCCGGCCAAGGGTCTGCTCAATGGCTCGCTGTGGCAGGTGATGAGCTCGTCGCGCGAGACGGTGAAGCCAGGTATCAACCTGATGATCCGCCCGGAAGATGACGATATGGATCGTGGCGCCGCCAAGATCAAACTTCTCAAGCAGGCCTTCGAGGAGGAGGGGGAAATCCCCTGGACCACCAAGAAGCGGTACGATGATTTTGATTTCGGCTATGCGCTGACGGTGCATAAGGCGCAGGGCTCTCAGTGGAACAATGTCGTGCTTTTTGACGAAAGCTGGGCATTCCGCGATACGCGTGAGCGTTGGCTCTATACGGCCATTACCCGCGCCGCTGAAACGATCACCATCGTCCGTTGA
- a CDS encoding DUF4405 domain-containing protein: protein MVSLLSRYATPFITGLFLVSLVSGIALFFHWGPVGFHGIHEWLSMVLIAPFLLHLWKNWRPMTSYFKRAPMAIALGVSVLACIPFLVPSGSASGEAGGNPISGIVRLLSSAKPAQISAMAGKPEEEVIAMLKQAGFTAAAPDLQLSAIAQQSGKSDRDLVATLSKMKSK from the coding sequence ATGGTTTCTTTGCTGTCGCGATACGCAACGCCGTTCATCACCGGGCTGTTTCTGGTTTCACTGGTTTCTGGCATCGCTCTCTTTTTTCATTGGGGTCCGGTCGGCTTCCACGGCATTCATGAATGGCTCAGCATGGTCCTGATTGCGCCGTTTCTCCTGCATTTGTGGAAAAACTGGCGACCGATGACGAGCTATTTCAAGCGCGCACCCATGGCGATTGCGTTGGGCGTTTCGGTGCTCGCCTGCATCCCGTTCCTCGTACCCTCCGGCTCCGCAAGCGGCGAAGCGGGCGGCAATCCAATCAGCGGCATCGTCAGGCTGTTGAGCAGCGCAAAGCCTGCCCAGATCTCGGCCATGGCTGGCAAGCCTGAAGAGGAAGTGATCGCCATGCTCAAGCAGGCAGGCTTCACAGCCGCAGCACCAGATCTGCAGCTATCGGCGATTGCGCAGCAATCCGGCAAGAGCGACCGTGATCTGGTGGCTACGCTCTCGAAAATGAAATCCAAATAA
- a CDS encoding MerR family transcriptional regulator, with the protein MRNTIFDTQAGTASLGGNGNYDFLPTLTDATVAADAPLAIAEMADLFGVTHRTLHFYEEKGLISPHRLGAMRVYGTDCIRRMSIISACREMGLSLASIQELMLQITDAQTQQEADLLFKTALETRKRELASELSTLHRQLQQIRTFTDGVSHGIPRKDECLPALTDQERDCLMLLTEGYKGAPLAERLGISGTQLIDLEEQLIAKLEVANRYQAAAKALILGILTH; encoded by the coding sequence GTGCGAAATACTATCTTTGATACACAAGCAGGAACAGCATCACTGGGAGGAAATGGGAACTACGACTTTCTACCGACACTGACGGATGCAACAGTAGCGGCAGATGCACCATTGGCGATTGCCGAAATGGCGGATCTTTTCGGCGTAACGCACAGGACTTTGCACTTCTATGAAGAGAAGGGCCTGATCAGCCCTCACCGGCTTGGTGCCATGCGGGTCTACGGCACGGATTGCATCCGGCGGATGTCAATCATCTCTGCCTGCCGTGAAATGGGACTGTCGCTGGCATCAATTCAGGAGCTGATGTTGCAGATTACCGATGCGCAGACGCAACAGGAAGCAGACCTTCTGTTCAAGACGGCTCTTGAAACGCGAAAGCGCGAACTGGCAAGCGAACTGTCCACCCTCCACCGACAACTCCAGCAGATCAGGACGTTTACGGATGGTGTAAGCCACGGAATTCCTCGAAAGGACGAATGCTTGCCGGCATTGACCGATCAGGAACGTGACTGCCTTATGTTGCTGACGGAGGGGTACAAGGGCGCCCCGCTGGCGGAACGTCTCGGAATATCCGGCACCCAACTGATCGACCTGGAGGAGCAATTGATAGCGAAGCTCGAGGTTGCCAATCGCTATCAGGCGGCAGCGAAGGCGTTGATACTCGGTATATTGACCCATTGA
- a CDS encoding pyridoxine 5'-phosphate synthase produces the protein MPAKLSVNLNAVAMLRNRRDLPWPSVAHLGRIALQAGAYGLTVHPRPDKRHIRFTDLPVLRALIDDEFPQTEFNMEGYPSEDFLQLCEKTQPEQVTLVPDDPSQATSDHGFNFRTQSEMLKSVIARLKAGGMRVSVFADGDGDAEAVKLAKATGTDRIELYTGPYGGCFDNAGEGERQLELLGRTADAALAEGLGVNAGHDLTVENLPALVGRIPHLAEVSIGHGLTADALEYGMAETVRRFRRACGEHI, from the coding sequence ATGCCCGCAAAGCTTTCCGTCAATCTCAATGCCGTCGCGATGCTTCGTAATCGTCGCGATCTGCCGTGGCCCAGTGTTGCCCATCTGGGCAGAATTGCCTTGCAGGCTGGCGCCTACGGTCTGACGGTGCATCCCAGACCTGATAAGAGACATATTCGCTTCACCGATCTGCCGGTGCTGAGGGCATTGATCGACGACGAGTTTCCCCAGACCGAGTTCAATATGGAGGGTTATCCGAGCGAGGACTTTCTCCAACTCTGCGAGAAAACACAGCCGGAGCAAGTGACACTTGTTCCCGATGATCCGTCTCAGGCGACATCAGATCATGGATTTAACTTTCGGACGCAAAGCGAGATGCTGAAGTCGGTAATCGCACGGCTGAAGGCAGGCGGGATGCGGGTTTCGGTTTTTGCGGATGGTGACGGTGACGCAGAGGCCGTGAAGCTTGCGAAAGCAACCGGTACGGATCGGATCGAACTCTATACTGGCCCTTATGGCGGCTGTTTCGACAATGCCGGGGAGGGTGAGCGCCAGCTTGAACTTCTGGGGCGGACTGCAGACGCCGCTCTGGCCGAGGGGCTGGGCGTCAATGCAGGACATGACCTGACGGTGGAGAACCTGCCGGCGCTCGTCGGGAGAATTCCGCATCTGGCTGAAGTGTCTATCGGCCACGGATTGACGGCGGATGCGCTGGAATATGGAATGGCTGAGACCGTTCGCCGATTTAGAAGAGCTTGCGGCGAACACATCTGA